From the genome of Sulfuricurvum sp., one region includes:
- a CDS encoding toxin-activating lysine-acyltransferase, which produces METTKHTMSEHDLALAQGALSKLPILGPALWLYAKDPIRKFRFLAEIDWTVFPPIILDQCRLYTRNQIPFAFITWALVSDDVQKRLLSGEPKIAPHEWQSGSNIWLIDVITPFGQTDETLLEATALFPGQKVHAFVPMPGMNPPIQIAAWDVPLPKEGSEAHG; this is translated from the coding sequence ATGGAAACAACTAAACATACTATGTCGGAACACGACTTGGCTCTAGCACAAGGGGCTTTGTCTAAGCTTCCTATCTTGGGACCGGCACTATGGCTTTATGCCAAAGATCCGATTCGTAAATTTAGATTTCTAGCCGAAATAGATTGGACGGTGTTCCCTCCAATCATTTTAGATCAATGCCGCCTATACACACGCAATCAAATTCCCTTTGCCTTTATTACTTGGGCATTGGTGAGTGATGATGTTCAAAAAAGGCTACTTTCCGGAGAGCCGAAAATCGCTCCGCACGAATGGCAAAGCGGTTCGAATATTTGGTTAATCGACGTCATAACACCATTCGGTCAAACTGATGAAACCCTTCTAGAAGCGACTGCACTGTTTCCGGGTCAGAAGGTACATGCTTTCGTGCCTATGCCGGGAATGAATCCGCCGATTCAGATTGCGGCATGGGATGTTCCTTTACCTAAAGAAGGTAGCGAGGCACATGGTTGA